In one window of Gopherus evgoodei ecotype Sinaloan lineage chromosome 9, rGopEvg1_v1.p, whole genome shotgun sequence DNA:
- the KLHL30 gene encoding kelch-like protein 30 — MLEPQEQERALPEDSIMVRNVDDFDFSLPSHPQAILEGLRSLRSNPKLSDVTLLVGGHEFPCHRSILALCSHYFNAMFTGDFIESISAHVELKEVDPVVMETLIDFAYTGKITINQGNVEALIRTSNQLHFPTIRKVCSRYLRQQMDATNCLGICEFGENHGCPEVSSKAWAFLQENFEAVSHQEEFLQLSKERLVVYLSNDLLQVQEEQSLAEAVLRWVRYEEASRAKHLPELLHLVHLASLPDQYLQNLLSLEPLIQDSEACKAVISSYQSTVENGSFVQKSLLALPQKLEEVLVVVAGRALEENEAEDVELPVSRNFAFYNPKTKRWMALPDFPDYNKWGFSLVALNNYVYVTGGSRGTQNDTWSTTQSWCFRLKEGAWKPIAPMLKPRTNHASAVLNGEIYAIGGTTVDTVEVECYDPYNNSWCPISPALKYVSNFTATGCLGKLYLIGSCAIKYNALTLQCYNPVIDVWSVIASPFIPKYLSAPRCASLHGAIYLIGDNTKKVYVYDPDANIWQKVQLLHTLHENGGMVPLGGKLFVTGGRWKGLDGDYRVEMEVYDCAKDIWTRAGALPCLWLYHSSSSIFMDTSKWTEPFLGNHVQ, encoded by the exons ATGTTAGAGCCCCAAGAGCAGGAGCGGGCTTTACCAGAGGATAGCATCATGGTGAGGAACGTTGATGACTTCGATTtctccctcccatcccacccccaggccaTCCTGGAAGGCCTGCGGAGCCTGCGCTCCAATCCAAAGCTCTCCGACGTCACGCTGCTTGTGGGTGGGCATGAGTTCCCCTGCCATCGCAGCATCCTGGCCCTCTGCAGCCACTATTTCAATGCCATGTTCACTGGTGACTTTATTGAGAGCATCTCAGCCCACGTGGAGCTCAAAGAGGTGGATCCTGTTGTCATGGAGACTCTGATCGACTTTGCTTACACAGGAAAGATCACCATCAACCAGGGGAACGTGGAGGCGCTAATCCGGACCTCCAACCAGCTCCACTTCCCCACCATCAGGAAAGTCTGCAGCCGCTACCTGAGACAGCAGATGGATGCAACCAACTGCCTGGGCATCTGTGAGTTTGGGGAGAACCACGGCTGCCCAGAAGTGTCCTCAAAGGCCTGGGCTTTCCTGCAGGAGAACTTTGAGGCTGTATCGCACCAGGAGGAGTTTCTCCAGCTATCCAAGGAGAGGCTGGTAGTCTACTTGTCCAATGACCTGCTGCAGGTACAGGAAGAACAGAGCCTAGCTGAGGCTGTGCTTAGGTGGGTGAGGTACGAAGAAGCATCTAGAGCCAAGCACCTGCCAGAGCTCCTACACTTGGTCCACCTGGCTTCACTACCAGACCAGTACCTGCAGAACCTACTCTCATTGGAGCCGCTGATCCAGGATTCGGAAGCTTGCAAAGCCGTCATCTCCAGCTACCAAAGCACG GTGGAAAACGGGTCCTTTGTCCAGAAGAGCCTGCTCGCCCTTCCACAGAAGCTGGAGGAAGTGCTGGTGGTGGTCGCGGGTCGAGCTCTGGAAGAGAATGAAGCGGAAGATGTGGAGTTGCCAGTCTCCCGGAACTTTGCCTTTTACAATCCCAAGACCA AAAGATGGATGGCTCTTCCTGACTTTCCGGACTACAATAAATGGGGCTTTTCTCTGGTGGCACTAAATAATTATGTTTACGTAACAG GTGGCTCCAGGGGGACGCAGAATGACACCTGGTCCACAACCCAGTCCTGGTGCTTCCGTCTCAAGGAGGGTGCATGGAAACCCATTGCACCAATGTTGAAACCCCGAACAAACCATGCCAGTGCTGTCCTCAATGGAGAGATCTATGCCATTGGGG GGACTACAGTGGACACAGTGGAGGTGGAGTGCTATGACCCTTATAATAATAGCTGGTGCCCCATCAGCCCTGCCCTGAAGTATGTTAGCAACTTCACTGCAACTGGATGTCTGGGGAAGCTCTACCTCATTGGCTCTTGTGCTATCAAGTACAACGCACTAACCCTGCAGTGTTACAACCCCGTCATAG ATGTGTGGAGTGTAATTGCATCCCCATTCATTCCGAAGTACCTCTCTGCCCCGCGCTGTGCCTCCTTGCATGGAGCAATTTACCTCATTGGGGACAACACAAAGAAGGTGTATGTGTATGATCCGGATGCTAACATCTGGCAGAAG GTGCAGCTGCTTCACACTCTGCATGAAAATGGAGGCATGGTGCCACTGGGAGGCAAACTCTTTGTGACAGGTGGACGCTGGAAGGGCCTGGATGGTGACTACCGGGTGGAGATGGAAGTTTATGATTGTGCCAAAGATATTTGGACAAGAGcgggagccctgccctgcctctggcTCTACCACAGCTCTTCCTCCATCTTCATGGATACGTCGAAGTGGACAGAGCCCTTCTTGGGAAACCATGTCCAGTAG